The genomic segment tttcttggtcaactcgtATTCCCTGTTCACTCACAACATAACCTAGGAAGACAAGTTGGTTAGTGCAAAAAGTACACTTCTTAAAGTTAGCATAGAGGCTTGCCTTTCGAAGTGTATCTAAGACCATTCGTACATGCACAACATGCTCTTCTGCACTCTTACTATagatcaaaatgtcatcaaagtagactaccacaaattgaCCAATAAAAGaactcaaaacatggttcattaacctcatgaaggtactaggtgcattatttaagccaaaaggcatgaccaaccactcatacagaccatgttttgttttaaatgTTGTTTTCCACTCATCCCCTTCTTTCATGCGTATTTGGTGATAACCACTTTTCAAGTCAATCTTAGTAAATATAATAGCACCATGtaactcatcaagcatgtcatctaatCGAGGTATGGGATGACGATACTTTACCGTTATGGCATTTATGGCTCGACAATCGGTGCACATCCTCTatcttccatctttctttggcaCAAGTAGGACAGGTACAGTACAAGGATTTAGACTCTCTTGAATCCAACCCTTACTAAGCAAGTCCTCTACTTGTCTTTGTTGCTCCTTAGTTTCCTCCGGATTAGTCCTATATGGTGCCTTATTTGGAAGGGAAGAGccaggaatgaaatcaatttgatgttcaattcccctCAAAGGTGGTAACCCATTAGGTATATCCTCAGGGAATACATCTTGGTACTCCTGTAAAAGGTTAGCAATAGCACTAGGCAAGGAAGCACCAAGTTCATTAGTGAGCAAAGACTCTTTACAAAACAAGATAAGCAAAATCTGGTTAGAGTGCAAAGCCTTTCTCACATCTCTAGTTCTAGCAAgcatgatggattttctctcctTCTTTCCTTCAATGGCCGAATGTGAAGTGTCAATTTTATGAGAAGATGGTTCGGCCATTTTGCTCTTTGTatcatgcaaattttttttttattgtcacAATGCATGTCATATTCCTTTTGCAACCCAATTTggtcctcatgcacttgttgaggtgtaagaggtgcaagtgtGATCTTTTTAGTATTATGCACAAAGGAATACTTATTCAAGAATCCATCAAAAATGACCCTTTTATCAAATTGCCATGGCCGACCCAAAATAATATGAGTAGCTTGCATAGGCACAACATCACATAAAACATCATCTTTATATCTACCAATggcaaaattaattaaaacttGCTTATGAACACGTATCTCACCACTATTATTCAACCATTGTAGTTTGTAAGGTCGGGGGTGATCACTTGTTGGCAAGTTCAATCGTTCCACCATGAGTGCACTAGCAACATCGGTACAGCTCCCTGGGTCAATTACCAAGCTACAAAGCTTGTCCATCACATGGCACCTTGAGTAAAATATGTTCTCTCGTTGAAGGTCATCTCTACCAGCTTGAGTAGTTAGAGCTCGCCTTGCAACCATACCAACTTTACCATGAGCTGGTATCTCCTCAAATTCCTCATCTTCCTCAACCAAGGGAGGCATGTCCTCACACTCATCCTCCTCATCCGTTTGTACTTCCCCATTTGGTAGCATAAGCATAACTCTTTGATTTGGGCATTGGGAAGCAATATGTCCAAAtccttgacacttaaagcacttAGTGTCTCGGTTTCGAACTTTGCTTACCTCATGAGTAGGCCTACCATCGCCCCTTGAGGGTGGTTTTGAGGAAGTTGCATTCGGCCTTAGTGATTCCTTGGTTGTCCCACCTTGTTTGGTCAAAGGGAATGCACTAGAGGGGCTGACCTCCCTCTTGAAGGGTTGGTTTCTCCAATTTCCAGCTTGAAAGTTGGAATTTTGTCGAATTggacccctcctcttgagcctcctTTCAATCTTAATAGCTTTGTCTAGCATATCATGGAGGTCCACATAGTGGTGCATCTCCACTTGATCCGCTATTTCAGGCCTCAATCCACTTAAAAATCGTGCCATAGTAGCTTCCCGGTCCTCGACAATGTCAGCCCTTAACATGGCTATCTCCATCTCCTTATGGTAGTCCTCCACGCTTTTGGTTCCTTGTGTCAAATTTTGAAGTTTGAGGTACAAGTCACGGTGGTAGTGACTAGGAACAAAGCGTTTTTTCATGACACCCTTCAATTCGGTCCATGTAGTGATAGGGTATTCACCACTTCGCCTTCTACTAGTAGTGATTTGATCCCACCACACTATGGCGTAGTCGGTGAATTGCATGACTGCAAGTCTCATTTGCTGCTCCTCGGTGTAATCATTGCAATCAAAGATCAACTCCACTCGTTTCTCCCATTCCAAATAGACATCGGGGTcggatttgccttggaaagtaGGCAATTGCATTTTAACGCCTTTGATTGGATCCACACCAGCTTTGCGGTGTTTATTCCTCCATGTCCTCGACCCATATTCCTCCTCGGAGTTGGAACTTTCATAGTCACGGGTTGGCGCTTTGTGTCTCCGGGACTTAGAATTGGTTTGGGAGTGTTCGAGACTATCCATCCTCTCATGCAATGGTTCTAATTCCTGTTTCATTATCTTGAGCAATTTATCAGTCATAGCATCCATCACAAGTTTAATATCAAAAGGAGTAGTTTCCTTCCCTTCGGACATGTTGAGGTATTCCTGCAAAAATAGGGTTAGTGGAAATAACACCTCACTCACTCCCTTAGTATATCACTCACACTcgtgtttcactcaagtgtattaaaacactctaatgatctcaccaatcACTTCTCAAGTCACTAGATTGcttttcttgaagaaatcagaattttcttgaagaaattcaatcaaacttGAACCAAATTACACCCAAGTGTGGCGGATGAAGGCTGTGATTTTTGGAAGTTTATTGGACTGATTTTAAGACACAAAAGGAAATGTATAATATGCTGGAAAAATACCCTAAGCTGTCcgcccaagaaaaaaaaatcaagaaaagggaAAGTTTGGTTTGTGACTAGTAGCTAATTTTAGGAGTTAACTACCAAGTGGAATCCAAAACTGATTAGGACTCTTGGGACTTGTAAACCACGTTTTTATTGGCTGGAAATACTATAAAATATGCACCAAGGATCGGCTGGGCAGTTGGCACAAACCacaatcaagaaacaaaagcaaGAGGTGGCTACAAAGTAGGAAACCCTATCTTATCTTCCCACCTTTTGTGGCTATTTAATAGCAAGGTTTCTTGGTTGTTTTGGGGTGTTAATGGCTGCTGGTTTTCTGGTATTTCGTGGACAAAAGAGAGGCGGCCAATAGTTCAAGATTGAAGGCAACAAGGTTTGTTCTTTCAACCCAAGCTCGGCTAGGCTACCCAAGCAAATTATTTTCTTGTTCTTGAAATCCGAtttgtgttttctttttctttcttgcgttgtttttttttttgcaagatggatcgttctttctttttcaattcggATCCTACACACAAGAAACAAGGTTTTTTGTGTCAAATTTGAGCAAGGGCAGTCGCAAGTTCGAGACAAGAactttggttttgttttgtagGTTCAAGATTTGGAAAGGTTCAgaacaagattttcaagaacccTTGTTTCCcacccaagaacttcaagattcaatcaaaatttccagatttcaagCGTTTGAACAACAATATCCAACAAAAACTTGATGGCAGCCCACGAAAATTCAAGAAACTACAAAACCCTAGCgtaatttccaagaaaaccctaacaCCAATTTTCAAGAAGTTCAAGACATCAATTTTGCagcccaagaacttcaagattcaatCCCCACAATATCAAGGAAGCTAGGAAATTTCAAGTTCAGCCATGGTTCCATCAAGACACAACCAGAAAATAGTTTTTCCCCTCTCTTCTTCGGATGAACAGTGGTTTCGGGTGAATAGTGCCCGATGAACAgtaacctctttttttttttggtggtagTATGACACAAACCAGGTTGTTATTTTCTTCTCCCAATTCAGCACAACCCAAGACAGATTTCAATTATTGCTTTGAACAAGAACAGCCGTGACTTTCAAGAATCAAGAACTATGTGAAGtttgtttcaagaattttaagaAACACCAACGGTTTTCAAGATTTGGTCCAAGATTTCTTTGCAATTCCAGAttgtttccttttgtttttctcttggAATGAAGATGCAATCGGACAGGTTTGGTCACAACTCAACAATAAGAACAAACGATCAAAAGAGCGGACAGATTTGGAACATAAAGACGCGACAACAATCGTGAGCAGAATTTTGAAGCGACAAGAACAAGAGCTACACGGACAGAatatttgtcctttttttttttttggaatgaaGGCTCAAACGGACAGACCTGGACACGACTTCAACAACAAGGTGAGAAGCAAGTGCGGACAGAATTTTGTTCAACAACTCCACGACCAGAAATTTAACAAtgaccagaatttttttttttttgttggttctaaacaaacaaacagattgggataaacatatatgactcgaaataaacgaaaaaaaaaatataacctgatggttgtcgactagctctggtaccaactgcgacgacatcaagtatatcccatTGCGTCTTGTAagttttccttaaaaaaaaaaaaaaaatttcccgtTTCTTATAGTGTTAAATTCTGGTCGTATAGGAAATTCCATgagcggctagggttttgtcttgtgtTCTTGTTGTTTTATCCTTGTTTTCGTTGATTGTCTTGAATTTTCGTGTTGGTTGTTGTCCGCAATTCATCCATCGTGTGTCTTCATTTCGTGGGTCTTGTGTCTTgtatcttgaagtcttgaactCATATAgagtcatccaaaaaaaaaaaaaaggggaattgaacatcaaattgatttcattcctggCTCTTCCCTTCCAAATAAGGCACCATATAGGACTAATCCGGAGGAAACTAAGGAGCAACAAAGGCAAGTAGAGGACTTGCTTAGTAAGGGCTGGATTCAAGAGAGTCTAAGTCCTTGTGCTGTACCTGTACTACTTGtgccaaagaaagatggaggatgGAGAATGTGCACCAATTGTCGAGCCATAAATGCCataacggtaaagtatcgccaTCCCATACCTTGattagatgacatgcttgatgagttaCATGGTGCTATTATACTTACTAAGATTGACTTGAAAAGTGGTTATCACCAAATACGCATGAAAGAAGGGGATGAGTGGAAAACAGCATTTCAAACAAAACATGGTCTGTAtgagtggttggtcatgccttttggcttaactaatgcacctagtaccttcatgaggttaatgaatcATGTTTTGCGTTCTTTTATTGGtcaatttgtggtagtctactttgatgacattttgatctATAGTAAGAGTGCAAAAGAGCATGTTGTGCATGTACAAATGGTCTTAGATGCACTTCGAAAGGCAAGCCTTTATGCTAACTTTAAGAAGTGTACTTTTTGCACTAACCAACTTGTCTTCCTAGGTTATGTTGTGAGTGAACAGGGAATacgagttgaccaagaaaaggtgAAGGCCATAAATGAGTGGTCAATTCCAACCAGTGTAAGTGAGGTAAGGAGTTTTCATGGCTTGGCAAGCTTCTATAGACGCTTTGTCAAGGATTTCAGCACCATTGCTGCCCCATTTACAGCcattatcaagaaaaatatGCCATTCCAATGGGAAGAAGAACAAGCTAAGTCTTTTcaattacttaaacacaagctcatACATGCACCTGTATTAagtttacctaattttgacaaggcttttgaagtagagtgtgatgcttctggtgtaggtattggagctGTGCTAATTCAAGAGGGGAAACCAGTGGCCTACTTTAGTGAGAAGTTGAGTGGTGCTTCGTTGAACTACTCAACTTATGACAAGGAGTTGATGGCCTTGGTGCGAGCTCTCCAAACTTGGCAATACTACCTCAGACCTCGGGAATTCATACTCCACATTGATCATGAATCGCTCAAACACATCAAATCACAAATCAAATTGAGCAAAAGGCATGCGAGGTGGGTAGCTTTCATTGATAGTTTTGCTTTTGTCATCAAATATAAGGTTGGAAAGactaatgtagtggctgatgcactTTCTAGAAGGTATACACTAATCACTACATTAGACACTAAGTTGCTTGACTTTGAATTCATTAAGGATTTATACGCAGCTAACCTAGACTTTGGTGAGATTTTCACAACCTTGCCACGAGTTACTCGTGAGCATTATTCTATGTCGCAGGGGTTCTTGTACTACAAAGGTAAACTATGTATTCCAATGTGCTCCATGCGACTTTTGTTGGTTAGAGAGGCTCATGGTGGAGGCCTCATGGGACATTTTGGAGTGGCCAAGAACTTGTCAATTCTCCAAGAACATTTCTACTGGCCTCGCATGAAGAGGGATGTCGAGAGACATACACAAAGGTGTGTAACTTGTCACCAAGCAAAATCAAAGGTACATCCTTATGGACTCTACACTCCTTTACCCATTCCACATGAGCCTTGGGTAGATTTGTCTATGgattttgtacttggattgccCAGAACTAGACAAGGGCATGATTCCATTTATGTGGTAGTTGATCGTTTCTCAAAGATGGCTCACTTCGTTCCTTGCCATAAAACTGATGATGCTAAACATGTGGCTGATTTATTCTTTAGAGACATAGTGCGTTTACATGGGGTACCTcgttgttgaccttggttgatcagtccttggttttgatgattaacaaaccaaaatgtagatttggactaatgtttttatgtgagaaatttgttagaacaggtcattgatccaaaagagaatcgaaaagatttgaatcaaagagaagttaagaaatatgaagattcggacgtagaggatcggatgctcgatagaggatcggacgtccgacagacgacgatactcttcggacgcttggatcaGACTCTCATTCATTtcttcggccgtccgacacaaaaagaatgaaagttgaacattctgacttctatcggacgcagggttcggacgcagaacaaatggttcggacgtccgatagatggttcggacgcatggttcggacgcagagtaaatggttcggacgtccgacaggccaacggctagtttcgacagcatttaatatttgaccgttggagagccttttggagccatttctcaccttctataaataccccaaaacacaagaagacacagacttttgccaacactaaatacaagcttacaaatgagatctttgagtagaaatattctttgttggttgtataaggggttgggaaagttgggttgtgaggttgctcaagtgaaggttactctctaggaggagtaaaaccttggtgaaggtgaccTATCACTtagagtggtaaaaccttgataaatgttgcctcacttgtataaagtagttcttaattgattgggtaagctttcaattgtagctagttgagggtttatttggagagtagtaaaatttctttgctcaaccaaagtatgtttggggtgaggaaggagtgagccttcacttgtacaagttggttagcactaccatcaattgaagaaactatttggtggattcaactccaagtttggaagaagtttgggagtttgattggtttgaatttcttttactttattgttactctatttttgtgctttaaaattgcttatattctttgtcatcgtatttacttgactacttgtctggttgagtattttggttgtatttggttgcatcggGGCTTACACTCGTACCATTGTTTCTGATAGGGATGTaaggttccttagctacttttggaaaactttgtggtgtaaactagggactaaattgcttttttctacttctagtcacccacaaactgataGACAAACTGAAGTGGTTAATCGGACTTTATCTACATTGTTGCGAGCAATTATTAAAAAGAATATTACATCTTGGGAAGATTGcttgcctcatgttgaatttgcatataatcGCACTGTGCATACTTCTACTCAATTTTCacattttgaaattgtttatggatTTAACCTTCTCACACCTTTAGACTTGTCTCCTTTACCTATTTCTGAGAGAGTTAACCTAGATGGTAAGAAAAAGGCTGAGTTCATGCGGGATTTGCATACCAAAGCTAGAGCTAATATTGAGAAACGTACCCTTCAATACATTCAAAGTGCCAACAAGGGACGTCGCAAGATGGTGTTTGAACCAGGTGATTGGGTTTGGATACACATGAGAAAGGAGCGTTTTCCAAACCAAAGGCGCAACAAACTACTTCCACGGGGTGATGGCCCATTTCAAGTTGTggagcgcatcaatgacaatgcctaNNNNNNNNNNNNNNNNNNNNNNNNNNNNNNNNNNNNNNNNNNNNNNNNNNNNNNNNNNNNNNNNNNNNNNNNNNNNNNNNNNNNNNNNNNNNNNNNNNNNNNNNNNNNNNNNNNNNNNNNNNNNNNNNNNNNNNNNNNNNNNNNNNNNNNNNNNNNNNNNNNNNNNNNNNNNNNNNNNNNNNNNNNNNNNNNNNNNNNNNNNNNNNNNNNNNNNNNNNNNNNNNNNNNNNNNNNNNNNNNNNNNNNNNN from the Coffea eugenioides isolate CCC68of unplaced genomic scaffold, Ceug_1.0 ScVebR1_55;HRSCAF=288, whole genome shotgun sequence genome contains:
- the LOC113758534 gene encoding uncharacterized protein LOC113758534, with amino-acid sequence MSEGKETTPFDIKLVMDAMTDKLLKIMKQELEPLHERMDSLEHSQTNSKSRRHKAPTRDYESSNSEEEYGSRTWRNKHRKAGVDPIKGVKMQLPTFQGKSDPDVYLEWEKRVELIFDCNDYTEEQQMRLAVMQFTDYAIVWWDQITTSRRRSGEYPITTWTELKGVMKKRFVPSHYHRDLYLKLQNLTQGTKSVEDYHKEMEIAMLRADIVEDREATMARFLSGLRPEIADQVEMHHYVDLHDMLDKAIKIERRLKRRGPIRQNSNFQAGNWRNQPFKREVSPSSAFPLTKQGGTTKESLRPNATSSKPPSRGDGRPTHEVSKVRNRDTKCFKCQGFGHIASQCPNQRVMLMLPNGEVQTDEEDECEDMPPLVEEDEEFEEIPAHGKVGMVARRALTTQAGRDDLQRENIFYSRCHVMDKLCSLVIDPGSCTDVASALMVERLNLPTSDHPRPYKLQWLNNSESLLTNELGASLPSAIANLLQEYQDVFPEDIPNGLPPLRGIEHQIDFIPGSSLPNKAPYRTNPEETKEQQRQVEDLLSKGWIQESLNPCTVPVLLVPKKDGR